The following are encoded in a window of Saccharothrix longispora genomic DNA:
- a CDS encoding glycosyl hydrolase, whose translation MRAPSRLGRALLALALTAPALLLATTSAQAAPAPLVGLGSGRCLDVTGNSSANGAQLQIWDCTGDANQGWEFSSSGELRVFNGAKCLDVPNGSTTAGTRLAIWDCNGGANQKFRLNSNGSITATQSGLCLDVDNQATANGTAVNTWNCNGQANQQWRAGTGPGPDPVCSVNPVTPNPTPQARKLLCYVYSQYGNHILSGQQESTWIGGPDHEINHIRNNTGKYPAIRALDFGDSKDLAPRAIAWWQAGGIPMIGYHMGAPTKPDTYDGTKIRVSINAVLTPGTAEYRSFTDRLDQAAAMLQQLENAGAAVIWRPFHEAGGTWFWWSMEGGGQYNRLWNFMFDYFTRVKGLNNLVWLHGYNGEPQSSFYPGKSVVDIGGADTYAGSGNYDPLNAMYNSVRTIVGPTLPIALHENGPIPDPDRLQSTGTRWVLFGTWHGNHLTQENSTSHLQKVYNHSYVVTRDELPNLK comes from the coding sequence CGCCTCGGCAGAGCCCTGCTCGCCCTGGCGCTGACCGCCCCGGCGCTGCTGCTGGCAACCACATCGGCGCAGGCCGCTCCCGCTCCACTGGTGGGCCTCGGGTCCGGCCGCTGCCTGGACGTCACGGGCAACTCCAGCGCCAACGGCGCCCAGTTGCAGATCTGGGACTGCACCGGCGACGCCAACCAGGGCTGGGAGTTCTCCTCGTCGGGCGAACTGCGGGTGTTCAACGGCGCCAAGTGCCTGGACGTGCCGAACGGCAGCACCACCGCCGGCACCCGCCTGGCGATCTGGGACTGCAACGGCGGCGCGAACCAGAAGTTCCGGCTCAACTCGAACGGCAGCATCACCGCCACCCAGTCCGGGCTGTGCCTGGACGTCGACAACCAGGCCACCGCGAACGGCACCGCCGTGAACACCTGGAACTGCAACGGCCAGGCCAACCAGCAGTGGCGCGCCGGTACCGGTCCGGGGCCCGACCCGGTCTGCTCGGTCAACCCGGTGACGCCCAACCCCACGCCGCAGGCGCGCAAGCTGCTCTGCTACGTCTACTCGCAGTACGGCAACCACATCCTGTCCGGTCAGCAGGAGTCGACGTGGATCGGCGGCCCGGACCACGAGATCAACCACATCCGCAACAACACGGGCAAGTACCCGGCGATCCGGGCGCTGGACTTCGGCGACTCCAAGGACCTCGCGCCGCGCGCCATCGCGTGGTGGCAGGCCGGCGGCATCCCCATGATCGGCTACCACATGGGCGCCCCCACCAAGCCCGACACCTATGACGGCACGAAGATCCGGGTGTCGATCAACGCCGTCCTGACACCGGGCACGGCCGAGTACCGCTCGTTCACCGACCGGCTCGACCAGGCGGCGGCCATGCTCCAGCAGTTGGAGAACGCCGGGGCGGCGGTGATCTGGCGCCCGTTCCACGAAGCGGGCGGCACGTGGTTCTGGTGGAGCATGGAGGGCGGCGGCCAGTACAACCGGCTGTGGAACTTCATGTTCGACTACTTCACCCGCGTCAAGGGCCTGAACAACCTGGTGTGGCTGCACGGCTACAACGGCGAGCCCCAGTCCTCGTTCTACCCGGGCAAGTCGGTCGTGGACATCGGCGGCGCGGACACCTACGCGGGCAGCGGCAACTACGACCCGCTCAACGCGATGTACAACTCGGTGCGGACCATCGTCGGCCCCACGCTGCCGATCGCGCTGCACGAGAACGGCCCGATCCCGGACCCGGACCGGTTGCAGTCCACCGGCACCCGCTGGGTGCTGTTCGGCACCTGGCACGGCAACCACCTGACGCAGGAGAACTCGACCAGCCACCTGCAGAAGGTCTACAACCACAGCTACGTCGTCACCCGCGACGAGCTGCCCAACCTGAAGTAA
- a CDS encoding cellulase family glycosylhydrolase has translation MSGRVGQHRTALAALGAVVSIVSTALMAAGGSWASGTSAAPAFACRVDYATNDWGSGFGADVTIANLGASAVNGWTLTYSYTGDQTLQHGWSGAWSQSGRKVTVTNTSWNGTIPAKGSVRAGANFSYSGGNAKPTDFAVNGAPCTGDNPTTTTTTTTTTPPVDGSAPELRVSGNRIVTPDGEPYRLLGVNRSSGEFACVQGKGMWDGGPVDQASVDAMKTWNIHAVRVPLNEECWLGVHGSPGGATYQQHVKDYVDLLVANGINVILDLHWTWGAYTDSPDWHCKDEHAVCQKPMPDARYSPQFWTGVATTFKGNDAVVFDLFNEPYPEMAADWDKTLGWQCWRDGGTCTGIPYEVAGMQDLVDAVRATGATNILMLGGLEWANDLREWLTHMPVDPLDNIAASWHAYSFNACVTGTCWDAQVAPVAQQVPIVLGEFGQDDCGFDYMQRLVDWADAHHIGYLAWTWNPWGCTTGAVLIKDWNGTPEPGVGEGLKAHLLSVTP, from the coding sequence ATGTCGGGAAGAGTCGGACAACACCGCACCGCACTCGCCGCGTTGGGTGCCGTGGTCTCCATCGTGAGCACGGCCCTGATGGCGGCGGGAGGGTCGTGGGCGAGTGGCACGAGCGCGGCGCCGGCGTTCGCGTGCCGGGTCGACTACGCGACCAACGACTGGGGCAGCGGGTTCGGCGCCGATGTGACCATCGCCAACCTCGGTGCGTCGGCGGTCAACGGCTGGACGCTGACCTACAGCTACACCGGCGACCAGACCCTCCAGCACGGTTGGAGCGGTGCGTGGTCCCAGTCGGGCCGGAAGGTCACCGTCACCAACACGAGCTGGAACGGGACCATCCCCGCGAAGGGCAGCGTGCGCGCGGGCGCGAACTTCTCCTACAGCGGCGGCAACGCCAAGCCGACGGACTTCGCCGTCAACGGCGCCCCGTGCACCGGCGACAACCCGACGACAACCACCACCACGACCACCACCACTCCGCCGGTCGACGGTTCCGCGCCGGAGTTGCGCGTCTCCGGCAATCGGATCGTCACCCCCGACGGCGAGCCGTACCGCCTGCTGGGCGTGAACCGCTCCAGCGGCGAGTTCGCCTGCGTGCAGGGCAAGGGCATGTGGGACGGCGGTCCGGTCGACCAGGCGTCGGTGGACGCGATGAAGACCTGGAACATCCACGCGGTGCGGGTCCCGCTCAACGAGGAGTGCTGGCTGGGCGTCCACGGCTCGCCCGGCGGCGCCACCTACCAGCAGCACGTCAAGGACTACGTGGACCTGCTGGTCGCCAACGGCATCAACGTGATCCTCGACCTGCACTGGACCTGGGGCGCCTACACCGACAGCCCGGACTGGCACTGCAAGGACGAGCACGCGGTGTGCCAGAAGCCGATGCCCGACGCGCGGTACTCGCCGCAGTTCTGGACCGGCGTCGCCACCACCTTCAAGGGCAACGACGCGGTCGTGTTCGACCTGTTCAACGAGCCGTACCCGGAGATGGCCGCCGACTGGGACAAGACCCTGGGCTGGCAGTGCTGGCGCGACGGCGGCACCTGCACCGGCATCCCCTACGAGGTCGCCGGCATGCAGGACCTGGTCGACGCGGTGCGAGCCACCGGCGCGACCAACATCCTCATGCTCGGCGGCCTGGAGTGGGCCAACGACCTGCGGGAATGGCTCACCCACATGCCGGTCGACCCGCTGGACAACATCGCCGCGTCCTGGCACGCCTACAGCTTCAACGCCTGCGTCACCGGGACCTGCTGGGACGCCCAGGTCGCCCCGGTCGCCCAGCAGGTCCCGATCGTGCTCGGCGAGTTCGGTCAGGACGACTGCGGCTTCGACTACATGCAGCGGTTGGTCGACTGGGCCGACGCGCACCACATCGGCTACCTCGCGTGGACCTGGAACCCCTGGGGCTGCACCACGGGCGCCGTGCTCATCAAGGACTGGAACGGCACACCCGAGCCCGGCGTCGGCGAGGGCCTCAAGGCGCACCTGCTCTCCGTCACTCCCTGA
- a CDS encoding class I SAM-dependent methyltransferase: MSGKPSSTWYVDFFTELPNEFWRRAVPPEVTVEEVDFVEERLGLAPRSRVLDVPCGSGRHSLELARRGHRVTGVDLSAEAIGHARRSSAGLDVEFVHADMREVPQDDVFDAVVCLGNSFGYLELDDLGEFAAALGRAVRPGGGLVVDLASAAEAVLPGYRAEPRTMRTGDITVLATSEYDVVGSRMFSRYRFTRDGQELDVTAVHHVHTVAQVVDLLAATGFADAELFGGTGGEPGGIGSGRLLLTARRTP; encoded by the coding sequence ATGTCCGGAAAACCTTCGTCCACCTGGTACGTGGACTTCTTCACCGAACTGCCCAACGAGTTCTGGCGGCGCGCCGTACCGCCGGAGGTCACCGTCGAAGAGGTCGACTTCGTCGAGGAGCGCCTCGGCCTCGCGCCGCGCTCACGGGTCCTGGACGTGCCGTGCGGCAGCGGACGGCACAGCCTGGAACTCGCGCGGCGCGGGCACCGCGTGACGGGTGTCGACCTGTCCGCAGAAGCGATCGGGCACGCCCGGCGCTCGTCCGCCGGTCTCGACGTCGAATTCGTCCACGCCGACATGCGGGAGGTCCCGCAGGACGACGTGTTCGACGCCGTGGTGTGCCTCGGCAACAGCTTCGGCTACCTGGAGCTCGACGACCTGGGTGAGTTCGCCGCCGCGTTGGGCCGGGCCGTCCGGCCCGGCGGCGGCCTGGTCGTCGACCTCGCCTCGGCGGCCGAGGCGGTCCTGCCCGGCTACCGGGCCGAGCCGCGGACCATGCGGACCGGCGACATCACCGTTCTCGCGACCAGCGAGTACGACGTCGTCGGGAGTCGGATGTTCAGCCGCTACCGGTTCACCCGCGACGGACAGGAGCTCGACGTGACGGCGGTGCACCACGTTCACACCGTGGCGCAGGTCGTCGACCTCCTGGCCGCCACCGGGTTCGCCGACGCCGAACTGTTCGGCGGAACCGGTGGCGAACCCGGTGGGATCGGGAGCGGGCGACTCCTGCTGACCGCGCGCCGAACGCCCTGA
- a CDS encoding helix-turn-helix domain-containing protein, giving the protein MAAPQHPSGPEQVLCQEKFADALRTAIARRDLTLDRIRARLAARGVEISIATLSYWQQGRSRPERPNSLRALRELEDILDLPPDTLFEFLEPPRPRGRRTTGGRLSMETFYGSDSPIRAVLGDLAEPNPDVAVLATTETCFVDARRSLRRVSTTQVLRGTGEGCDRFVTVHGVDEGDVMPSHVVVRGGRLGALKRDDTSGYASAEIEFGRVLDRNETTVVEYEWVMGGSAVPSRGHERRIRDSTDNYLLRVCFDHVTLPARCYAHHRPRVTTPVQQRRRVPVDPAGQAHLYLSKCDPGVYGISWDWE; this is encoded by the coding sequence ATGGCAGCTCCTCAGCACCCTTCCGGTCCTGAACAGGTCCTGTGCCAGGAGAAGTTCGCGGACGCGCTGCGCACCGCCATAGCGCGCCGCGACCTCACCCTCGACCGCATCCGCGCCCGGCTCGCCGCGCGCGGGGTGGAGATCAGCATCGCCACGCTGAGCTACTGGCAGCAGGGTCGCAGCCGGCCCGAGCGGCCGAACTCGCTGCGGGCGCTGCGCGAACTGGAGGACATCCTCGACCTGCCGCCGGACACGCTGTTCGAATTCCTCGAACCGCCGCGCCCCCGCGGTCGCCGCACGACCGGTGGCCGGTTGAGCATGGAGACCTTCTACGGCAGCGACTCCCCCATCCGCGCGGTGTTGGGCGACCTGGCGGAACCGAACCCGGACGTCGCCGTGCTCGCCACCACCGAGACGTGCTTCGTCGATGCCCGCAGGTCGCTGCGCCGGGTCTCGACCACGCAGGTGCTGCGCGGCACCGGCGAGGGCTGCGACCGCTTCGTCACGGTGCACGGCGTGGACGAGGGCGACGTGATGCCGTCGCACGTGGTGGTGCGCGGCGGCCGGCTCGGCGCGTTGAAGAGGGACGACACCAGCGGGTACGCCTCGGCCGAGATCGAGTTCGGGCGGGTGCTGGACAGGAACGAGACCACCGTGGTCGAGTACGAGTGGGTCATGGGCGGGAGCGCCGTCCCCTCACGCGGCCACGAGCGCCGCATCCGCGACAGCACCGACAACTACCTGCTGCGCGTCTGCTTCGACCACGTCACCCTCCCCGCCCGCTGCTACGCGCACCACCGCCCCCGCGTCACCACACCCGTCCAGCAGCGCCGCCGCGTACCGGTCGACCCGGCAGGCCAGGCGCACCTCTACCTGTCCAAGTGCGATCCCGGGGTGTACGGCATTTCCTGGGACTGGGAATGA
- a CDS encoding S1 family peptidase, with protein sequence MSRIRLLGVVALSCLVSTTLSTGVAAAAPATGSGYQPEMVAALARTLGVDESAAVRRLDREADQQRRLADLTERGVRVDGAFFDGAGTLTVNADRAGAERARAAGLAARTPARGEAALNEVQARLDRLAARQVPTGVASWGVDVAADVVTIQVVDRTRPPARAFLEAAAEHGAAVRVEQVSQALSAQAAIYPGSKMTLNGGSGYCSVGFGARSSSGVQYLVSAGHCVAGNATLHYDGTRFARGAGSRYALGYDSVDMGVARLDAGNSITTRVGTWGAAGQIAVKGAARGQVGASICKSGATTGWTCGSITGYNQTVTYVDPNGGPSTVVRGLGKSTVCTMGGDSGGAYISGNQAQGMTSGGPTNQRCTFNGGYESGKSSYFQPLGDALSYYGLTLNVG encoded by the coding sequence GTGTCTCGAATTCGATTGTTGGGCGTCGTGGCCCTGTCCTGCCTGGTTTCCACGACCTTGTCCACCGGTGTCGCGGCGGCGGCGCCCGCCACCGGGTCCGGGTACCAGCCCGAGATGGTCGCCGCCCTGGCTCGCACGCTGGGCGTCGACGAGTCCGCCGCCGTCCGGCGACTGGACCGCGAGGCCGACCAGCAGCGCAGGCTGGCCGACCTCACCGAGCGGGGCGTGCGGGTCGACGGCGCGTTCTTCGACGGTGCGGGCACGCTGACGGTCAACGCGGACCGGGCCGGGGCGGAGCGTGCTCGGGCGGCCGGGCTGGCCGCCCGCACGCCGGCGCGCGGTGAGGCCGCGTTGAACGAGGTGCAGGCGCGCCTCGACCGGCTCGCGGCCCGCCAGGTCCCCACCGGGGTCGCCTCGTGGGGTGTGGACGTGGCGGCGGACGTCGTCACGATCCAGGTGGTCGACCGCACCAGGCCACCGGCCAGGGCGTTCCTGGAGGCGGCGGCCGAGCACGGTGCGGCGGTGCGCGTGGAGCAGGTGTCACAGGCGCTGTCCGCGCAGGCGGCGATCTACCCGGGCAGCAAGATGACGCTCAACGGCGGCTCGGGGTACTGCTCGGTCGGGTTCGGCGCCCGGTCGAGCAGCGGGGTGCAGTACCTGGTCAGCGCCGGGCACTGCGTCGCGGGCAACGCCACGCTGCACTACGACGGCACGCGGTTCGCCAGGGGCGCGGGCAGCCGCTACGCGCTGGGCTACGACAGCGTCGACATGGGCGTGGCCCGGCTCGACGCGGGCAACTCGATCACCACCCGGGTCGGCACCTGGGGCGCCGCGGGCCAGATCGCGGTCAAGGGCGCCGCGCGCGGCCAGGTGGGCGCGTCGATCTGCAAGTCCGGCGCCACGACGGGTTGGACCTGCGGCTCGATCACCGGCTACAACCAGACCGTCACCTACGTCGACCCGAACGGCGGCCCCTCGACGGTGGTCCGCGGCCTGGGCAAGTCGACCGTCTGCACGATGGGCGGTGACAGCGGCGGCGCCTACATCTCCGGCAACCAGGCCCAGGGCATGACGTCGGGCGGGCCGACCAACCAGCGGTGCACGTTCAACGGCGGCTACGAGAGTGGGAAGTCCTCGTACTTCCAGCCGCTCGGTGATGCGCTGTCCTACTACGGGCTGACCCTCAACGTCGGCTGA